Genomic window (Vampirovibrionales bacterium):
CATTTTCTGCGCCCTTCGTCGACGCAGGCAGAGGCGGCCAAACGAATCTGGAGGGCAAAGCCCTCCGATCAAGACAGGGTGGGGGTTCGGGGGCAAAAACACCCCCCAGAGGCGCGGCTCATGAGAAACGGGTCTGGAGGGCGAAGCCCTCCAATCAAGACAGGATAAGGGCTCTGGGACGAAAACACCCCCCAGAGCCGCGGCTCATGAGAAACGGGTCTGGAGGGCAAAGCCCTCCAATCAAGACAGGATAAGGGCTCTGGGGCGAAAATACCCCCCAGAGCCGCGGCTCATGAGAAACGGGTCTGGAGGGCAAAGCCCTCCAATCAAGACAGGATAAGGGCTCTGGGGCGAAAATACCCCCCAGAGCCGCGGCTCATGAGAAACGGGCCTGGAGGGAAAAGCCCTCCAATCAAGACAGGATAAGGGCTCTGGGACGAAAACACCCCCCAGAGCCGCGGCTCATGAGAAACGGGTCTGGAGGGCAAAGCCCTCCAATCAAGACAGGGTGGGGGTTCGGGGGCGGGAACGGCCCCCGAGAGGCGGGCTCGATAACGAAAATCCTAGAATTTTTAGCGGGATTTAACGCGAGCGCTTAACTGCGCGCCGGCACGATGCCGACCATCGGCGTCATCGGGAAATACGGCGGCGCCGAATTGCGACCCACATTGGCGAGAATCGTCTGAACGCGCTGCTTGAGCAGGGCGGGATCGCGCTTGAGCGAAGGCAGATCGTCTTGCAACAGGCGCAGATCCCGGTTAAGGGTTTCGGTTTCGGCGATGCGGTGATATCCCGGATCGAGTTGCAGCCAGTTGGCCCGCTGATAACGGTACTCAGTCGCCGCATTGGCTTGCGTCACACGGATTTCGCGAAGACCGTCGACCGCCAGCTTGCCAAGCGCGGCAATACCCACCAGCGCGCCGTAGCCCAGCACCAGCCACTTGCTTTGCAGGCGATCCGCCAGCATCACCAGCGCGGCGGCGTCGGTGTGCGAGAGGGTTTTTTCGATGGCGCGCAGCGGGGCGGCGGCGGGAGCGCGTTTCTCGAGATCGGCGGCGTGTTGTTCCAGCCCGGCGTGTGGTTGCAGACCAGCTTCGCCGGTGCGCTCATAGCGGATCAGATCGGCGCGAAAACGCTCGACGGCGTTGAGAAACCCATGGAGAATCACGCCGGTAAGGGCGCCGGCAAGAGCAAAGGCGGCGTCGAGCGTCCCGACGGGTTGACGCGCTGGCGGCGTCTCACTGACGCTGTTTCCAAAACGCACGCCGGGCATCGGCCATTGGCGATGGGTGGGCTGATAGGCTGAGCGGCGCTGCGCGTCGGAGGATTCCGCCCATGAAGCGGGCTGCAGAATAGGGGGGATCGGCGCCTGATTGCGCGTTAAGAGCTCGCGAAGGCGCGTTCTGGCCTCATCGAGCAGGCGATCGTCAAAGGCCTGCTTGTCGCGCAGACTTTGCGCAAAGGTTCCCTGCAGGCGAGAGAGCAGCCGCACGCGGATGCCGGTTTCCTGACGGCGCACCCACGCCTCTTGATAGCCCTGAACGGCCGTGGTGGCCAGATAGCCCGCAGCGGTCGCGCCGCTGTAGAGGGCCAGCGGCGCGACAAAGCGCGGCGCTTCCATGGCCTGCATCGACAGCGAGGCGAGCGGATTCTGAAACAGCAGCAGCGTCAGGCTCTTGTTGTACGGGGTCACCGGGCGCGGGAAGAGCGTCGACAGGCGCTGAAATCCGGCGCGGAAGGGTTTTCTGGCCAGCAGGGTCGCGCCCAGTCCCAGCCCAAAAGCGGCCAGCGCACGGCGCACCGGGATAAAATCGCCCGAGACGAAGGCCTGATCCGGCTCCGTGTCAGAAGGCGCAGGCGAATAAGACGGGTCTGAAAAAGAAGCGGAAGCAGAGGACAACGCGCGCGCAGGGCCTTCAAATCGGGCGAAGGCAGGCGCGGGAACGCAGGCAGAAAGTGACATAAGGGCAGGGCGGTCTCTTGTGCTCGCAAGCAGAGGGCGCAGAATCAATGCAGGGCAATGGGAAAACAGAGAGAGAGAGGAAAGCGCGGCGGCGCGGCGTTCTGACTCATCACGCGGCGGAAAGGGGTGGGGGCGCAAGCGCGCGGCCCTTCCGCAGGCGACTGACAGTTGCGGCACAGCTCCGGAATTGCACCGGATTTCCCGACGTCGACGCGCGAGCATTATAGCAGCAACAACGTCGCCGTCCCATCGCCGCATGGGCGCCGGACGTGATAAAATCGCGATTCCCACCGGATTCTGGACGGGATTCTGTGGGACTGACCGTGTCGCGTTCACCCCGTGATCGACCCTAAAACGAGCGCCCGATGACCCCTGTTGATTTTTCGCGCAACGACGCCGCCGCCCCTCTGCGCATTGGCCCGCTGACGCTCGCCAGCCGCGTCGCGTTGGCCCCGATGGCTGGGGTGACCGACGCCGCCTTTCGCACGCTGGCGCGCCACTGGGCGCCGGATTCGCTGATTTTTACCGAAATGATCAGCGCCAACGGCATCGTGTACTCGCGGCGCATCGACGACCGGATTCTGGCAAAAACCGAGCATGACCCGCCGATCGCGTATCAACTGGCCGCCAACAACGTCGATGCGCTGCTGCGCGCAGCAGAAGCCATTGTCGTGAGCAAGCGCCCCGACGTGCTGGATTTAAACATGGGCTGCCCGGTCAAAAAAATCACGGGGAATTTTGAAGGCTGCTCACTGATGCGCGACCCGGATCGGGCCTCTGCGCTGGTAGCGGCGCTCGTAGCGAATTTCGATACGCCGGTGACGGTCAAGTTTCGCCTGGGCTGGGACGCCCAATCGATGAATTATCTGGCCTTTGGGCAGATGTGCGAGGCCGCTGGCGCGCAAATGGTCACGCTGCACGCGCGCACCCGCAGCCAGGGCTATGCGCCGGGCTGTCGCTGGGAGGCCTTCGGCGAGCTGAAGCGCGGCTTGCGGATTCCTGTCATCGCCAACGGCGACATTACCAGCGCCGACGACGCCCGCCGCGTGATGCGCGACTACGGCGTTGACGGCGTGATGATTGGCCGCGCCGCTCTGGGCGCGCCCTGGCGCGTTGGTGACATTGATCGCGCGCTGCGAAGCGGCGAAGCGCAAATCACCCGCACGCCGCAAGAGCGTCTGGCGGCATGTCTGGACCATGCGCGCCTGCATTGCGCCGCCCACGGCGAGGCGGTCGGCGCGCGCGAAATGCGAAAGCATCTGACGTGGTACGTCAAGGGATTTCCCGGCGCGAGCCGCCTGCGCGAGCGCATGACGCACGTGTCCTCGCTCGCCGACATCGAGCGTCTGGTCAACGATCTCCCTGTGGATCTGGCCCTGAACGCGGCTTCTTAAATACAGGCGCGACTGAGAGCGCAACGCGACGTTTTACCCCAGACTTTGCGTGGGCATAAAGGACGTCGTGCCTTTGTTTTTACCCCTTCCTTCCGGGACCAAACTGCTGGTACGCCAGCGATTGGTCACTTCGTCATGAATCCATTTTTCGACAAAGGCGCGTTGACCTGCGATCTTTTTTTCAGCCTCTGTCTGAGGTTTTTGAGGCTGTCGCGTGGCGCTGGCGCGCGCGGCGGCGTTGGTTGAAACCCCTGCTGTCATAATCTGAATCCCCCTAAACCTGCCCTCACGGGCAACCCCTACTCATGGCATTAAACCCGGTTGTGAACATTTGATGCGCGTGGCTGAACGGCGCGCGCCTTATTCGGTGGCGGGCGGCGCGTCTGGCGGCGGCGACGCGGGCGTGTCGGCCAACAGACGATCGAGACGCGCGACCTCGGCGGCGCGGCGCTCAAAAGCCAGCGGAAAGCGATCCAAATCGCTGGGACGCAGCAAGAGAGTGGACTTACGAGGCGCAGCGGTTCGACTCATTGGCTTCCTCCTGTGGGCGCCCTGCGATGCGTGAGACGCGGGGGCGCAATGCGGGTCGGTTATGGCTTAAAAACATCCGACGTTTGGAAATTGCCCGTTTGGGGCGATTCACGCGGATTCTTTCTTAAATTTTAAGAAGCGCGCGCCGTTTTGCCGAGTCATCCGGCTTAAAACCGTCCATAGGGTAGCCCCATCAGGCCACTGAGATCCCCCATGCCGGCGCCGTATCCGCCCAAGCTGGACAGGCCGGACAGGCCGCCCATCGACATAAACGGATCGCCCATGCCAGCGCCATAAGCGCCTCCGCTCATGCTGGACAGACCGGACAGGCCGCCCATCGACATGAACGGATCGCCCATGCCAGCGCCATAAGCGCCTCCGCTCATGCTGGACAGGCCGGACAGGCCGCCCATCGACATAAACGGATCGCCCATGCCGGCGCCATAACCGCCTCCGCCCATGCCAGACAGGCCGGACAGGCCGCCCATCGACATAAACGGGTCGCCCATGCCAGCGCCATAACCGCCTCCGCCCATGCCAGACAGGCCGGACAGGCCGCCCATCGACATAAACGGGTCGCCCATGCCGGCGCCGTAACCGCCTCCGCCCAGGCCGGACAGGCCAGACAGGCCGGACATGGCGCCGCCGCCTGCGGCAGTCATTAAGACGCCGATTAAGAGGCGCATCATACTCATCATCATCCGCGCCATGGCGGGGCGATTGCTCAGGGAATCGTCCATCAGGCCGGGCGAATCGTACGTCGTGGCTGCGCCATAAGTCGATGGCGAGGAGAGCGCAGGCGCGCGATCGCTCACCGTATCGAGCCGGATTTCCCTGGCGGCGTCGTTTTCTGACGTAATGCCGCGAAAGGCCTTGATCGCATGCCAGCTATTGGGCGCGCCGACCTTGTTTTCGCCGGCCCTCGGACTCAGCGCAGAGAGTTGCGTCGACGACGCCGGCAGCGCAGCGGGGCTGGAAAGATTGCGAGCGGCCAGCGCGTCCTCATAGTAACGGGCGCTCGCAGGCGTGTCGTAGCGGGCGGCATCGTCGTTGTTGCGGGCATCTTTGGCGGCCAGTTGGGCATCGGTCTTCATGCCTTTTTCCGGGCGCGGCAACTGGATATCCATGCCCGTGGCGCGGTTGGTATCCTTAATCGGCTTCCACGGATTGAAAAAACTTAACCCCATGACGGTTTCCTCCCATCGGCGCGCCCCATTGCGCGGCTTGCAAGCATGACAGCGAATTTCCCCTGACGTGACGCTTCCCCCGAGCGCTCCTGCGCTCATCCACAAAAAACAGACACATAAAAATAAAAACATGTATATAGAGCGAATTGCGGAACGCAGGCAGGCTTCAGCTTGTCTTAAGAATCGCGTGGGTGCGGCGATCGGGTCAAAATGTTAATTTTTCGTAAAGTATTAACATCAAGCCGCACGTGTTTGTTTTTATGCAAGCACAAGGTAAATGCACTTCTCATCTCGTCTCTCTCTCACATCACACACTGTCTCTCTCTCAAATTCTCTCTCTCTCAAAAATCAAATCGCTCACAGCCACCCAACGGGGCTTTGCCCCGGTGAGCGCTTATCGGGGAATTGTCACGCGGTAGGGGTTGTATTCAGGAGGACCGGGGATATGGAACGTCATTCGAATCGTCGTCATGTGAATTTGGAAGTCTTGACGCTTCAGTTTGATCGCCGTCGTTATGATGGCGGCTCCGAAATCGAACTCATCGCATTCATTGAACGCCAGCAAGCCCAAGCCGGGCGGCTGATGGGCGAACCGATGGCGTCGCTGACGCGCCCGACGCCGCAGCCGCGTCAAAGCGCGGAAGCCGAGCGCTCGCAGACGGTTTGCAAATCGCCCGCTCACTCGCGCCGGACGGTCGTCCGTCTGACCGAAGCCCTGATTGCCGGGCCGGTGGCGGTGGTTGTCGGACTGGTCGGCATTCTCACGTCGATCCTGGCCATCGGGATTTTCGCCAACGGCGGAAACGCCGCGCTGGCCGCTCAGAGCCGCGACGTCTTGCGCGAATGCGCGCTGACGCTGGCCAAAGGGGTTGGCGATACGTTTCTGGCGCCGGTGCGCGCCGTGGGGGTCTTGCTCAAGCGGGCGTAAGCGCTCGTCTGGCATTCACAGATTTCAGGGGGTTTTTAGGGGGATTAAACGCAAACGCATCGCGATTTTTCGTCTCTGCGCGTCGCAGAGACGCATAGACAGTCTTCTTCTCTCGTCTCTTCTGAATTGCGTCTTTTTTGGGGAAAAAAGACGCTTTTTCTTTTGGACGAAAAGCGGCCCAGAGCCGGGCCAAAAGCGAGCGGGCAGGATTCAGCGGGCGATCAGGCGGTCGGGGTAGGCGGTGAGCAGGTACTCGAGAAAGCCTTCCGAAGCGGACTCCAGCATATCCAGCACGCGCTCGAATCCGGCTTCGCCGCCGTAGTAGGGATCCGGGACGTCGGTTAGCCGCAGATCGGGGGCGTATTCGAGAAACATGCCGATGCGCGGACGTAAGGCCTCAGGAGCCATCTGGCGCAAACGGCGGCGATGGCCGCTGTCCATGGCCAGAATGTAATCGAAGGCTTCGATATCGCCCGGCGTTACCAGACGCGCGCGCTGGCCGCGCAAGTCGTAGCCCCGGCGCGCGGCGGCTTCCACCGAGCGCGGATCGGGCGCAGAGCCCACGTGGTAGTCGTCGGTGGCGGCGGAATCGACGCGAATCCGCCCATCGAGATGACGCTTGACCAGTAAGGCGCGAAACACGCCTTCAGCCGACGGCGATCGGCAGATATTGCCCGTGCACACGAACAGAACCGAGAGCGTCGGGTCAGCAGAGGCGCTCATGACAGAGGCGGCGCGGCCAGGGCGGCCAGCATCGCGCGGCAGAAGGCGGGCAAGTCGTCAGGGGTGCGAGAGGTAATCAGCGGACCGTCGACGACGACGGCTTCGTCCACCCAGCGCCCGCCCGCATTGGTCATGTCATCTTTAATCGAGCGATAGCTGGTGACCATACGGTCCTGGGCCACGCCTGCCGAGGCCAGCACCCAGCCGCCATGGCAAATGGCCGCCACATGATTATTGGCGGAAACGGCGCGCCGCACGATATTGAGGACCGTTTCGCTCATGCGCAGGCGATCCGGGGCCCATCCGCCGGGGATGACGACGAGATCCCAGTGACCGACCACGACATCTTCCACATTGGCGTCCACATCGACGAGCAAGCCGTGTTTGCCCCGGTACGAACGTTCGCCCAGACCGGCCACGCGCGTTTGCACGCCCGCCTCGATTAGACGCAGACGCGGATACAGCAGTTCAGAATCTTCAAAATCCGGCGCTGCGAGAATCAGGGCGCGTTTTTCCGTTAAATCGCCGGGCGGTGGGAAGGACGCGTTCATGCGGGATGGTATCTCCTCCGTTGACAGGCGGCTGCGACGGCAAGCGCCCTCTGGCCTGATATATTATACGGCGCCGAGGGGCGACGCGTTCACGAAACGGCGCGTGGCCAGATGCGGGCGCGTGAGCGCAGAGCCGATGACCACGCAGCAGGCCCCCAGCGCAAAAGCCTCAGCCACCTGCGACGGCTCCCACAGGCGACCTTCGCAGGCAACCGGCGCGCCGGCGGCGGCCACGGCCTCGCGCAACAGATCGAAATCCGGCGCGCCGTTGTCGCGCGCCTGCGTGGCGTTCGTATAGCCGCTGAGCGTGGTAGAAATCAGGTCGAAGCCCAGGACGTTTGCGCGCCTCACGTCTGCCATACAGGCGCAATCGGCCATTAAGCCCAGCGCGGGAAAACACTGGCGCGCGCGCGCGACAATATCTGAAACGGTTTCGCCCTCTGGGCGCGGGCGATCCGTGGCATCCAGCGCCACGATCGAGGCCCCGGCCCTGGCCAACTCGGCGACATCGGCAAAGCCGGGCGTAATATACACGCGATCGCGCGCGTCGGCGGGAATCGGGTCGGGTTTGCTCAGGCCAATGATCGTCAGATCCGGGTGCGCCGCGCGCATCAGAGCGATATGGCGCGCGCCCGCCAGCCGCAGGCCCAAGGCCCCGCCGTCGAGGACCGATTGCGCCAGCGCGCAAAACGGCGCATCGGCGTAGAACGGTTCATGGGATTGCGCCTGCACCGAGACGATGACGCCGCCGCGCAGTCGCTCCAGACAGGCGCGTCTGTCGGCCTGCGAGCCATCCGCCGCCGCCGGGGTCGAGGTCATGGGGCCGGAGCGTTCATCGCGGACGCGTCAGCGGCGACATCTGCCTGAGAAAGCGTTTTGGGAGCGACCAGCGACGACCACCAGCTTCGCAAATGGCTTTCAGCGCCGATCAGCAGTACGCCGCAGGCAATGAGAAGCACGCCCGCCCATCGAAAAGTCGTTACCGGCTCGTGGCGAACGAAAAACGCCAGCGCCACGGCAATCACGTAGGCAATGCCCAGCATCGGGTAGGCGTAACTGATATCAGCGCGCGACAGCACCATCATCCACATCACGGCGCCGACGGCGTACAGCGACAGCCCGAACCAGATGAAGGGGTTGCGAAACACCATCAGAATCTGCGAGACGGCTTGCCCGGCAGAGGCCAGCTCCATCCGCCCGGAACTGTCCATGACCCCGTGCTTGAGGCAAAACTGACCGGCAATGCCGATGCCAATGCTCATGAGAATTAACAGAAAGGTTTTCATCAGGGCCGCCCTCGCCGCGCATCACGTCCATAGAGTCGGGGCATCATATCCCAAACCCGCGCCCAACGCACGCGGCGAAGCGGCAGCCTGAAAGCCCTCCTGTTCAAGAGAGGACGAGTCCCAGGCGCGTTAGTAATAACGGCCTTTTATCAGGTGATACGCCGCCCCGGCGCCAGCCCCCACGACCGCGCCTTTCAGCTTGTCGCGACGCATCGCCGCGCTGGCGCCGGTTCCGATGACAGCGCCTTTGGCCGCGCGACGCACCATAGGACGACCGTCCAGCACGCCGGTGTAATCGATGGCGCCCGTCGCGGCGCCCGTGACAGCCCCCACGCCGGCGCTGCGCACCAGTGAGCCATCGCGGCTGACGGCGCCGGTAACGGCTCCTACGCCCGCGCCAATCAGCGACTGGCGAATAATCGGGTTATGCAGCAGGGGACGCTCATAGGGATAGCCCCGGTCATAATAGGAATAAGGCGGATCCGCCCAGACCATGCCGGCCGGCAGAATGAAAGCGGCCATTAACGCTGCCACAGACAGCGCTCTCAAGGTGATATTAACGCGCATCAGTACGTTCCTCCGGTTGGGTATCGCTGTTAAACAGGCAGGGCTCGTGAATTCGCTCGCAGGATGCTATGTCGCAGGACGCCTCCGCAGGGCAAAGGTTCCGGGAAAGAGTCCGTAAAAGGGTCGCAGGGTTATCGAAGAAATACCGCCCTGCCTGCCAGAATAGCGCATTTGTAATGTTTTGCAAAGAATTACGACGTTTGACGCAATTGGCATCTTTGAGGGGGATTTAGTAGAGGAGAAGTTCAAACTGATTTTCAACCCCATACGATCCCAATATCCAACCACACAACAGCATATCAACTCTATCTCTCATACTGCCTCTCTCTCTATCCGTATATCTCTTGCGCTTTACCCCCTCAGCAAGAGATTTTTTTTTGCTTTTTTTCGCAAGCCGCGCGCGCCACACGGTACAATACCCTCGATAGAATACCCTTGAGGCAGTTGCCAGCAAGACGGGAGGCGCCAGCGCCCCATGAGTGAGCTCAGGCGATTCAGACATTTTAATGCGCTCGGGCGAATCGAACGACATCCAGTCGTTTCTATGGCTTTTATGGCCGTTATGGCGCTGATGACGCTGACGCGGCTCGACCCGGCGGGCGGAGCGTCGCCGGCATACGCGCAATCGCCGCCTGCGGACGCGATCCTGACAGGCGAGGCGAGCGCGGCAAGCGAAAACGTGATGATCATCCTCGACGCGTCGTACTCGATGACCGAGCGGCTGGCCGACGGCGAAAGCAAAATGATGGCGGCCAAACGCACCCTCTGGAGCCTGTTGCGCCAGCTTCCGCCCAACGTCAACGTGGGGCTGCGGGTGTATGGGACGTCTCAGAACTCGTTTACGGCCTGCCGCGCGACGCAGGTGCTGGCCCCCATTGCGGCGGGCAACCGCAGCGCCATCGCCAACCAGATTATTCCGGTGCAGCCGGTGGGGGTGACGCCGATTACCTACACCCTGCAACGCTCGCTGGCCGAGGACTTCGTGGGCCTGAGCGGGCGCAAGCGGATTATTCTGGTCAGCGACGGGCTGGAAAACTGTAGCGCGGACCCGTGTCAGGTGGCGGTTGCCATGGCGCGCGGCGGCGTGGACGTCAAGATTGACGTGGTCGGCTTTGGCCTTCAAGGGCTGGAAGCCGGGAATCAGTTGCGATGCATCGCGCTGTCGACCTTTGGCAAGTATTACACGGCCAATACCGCCGCCGAACTTGCGCGCAGCATGGGCGAAGCCCTGCGCATCAACGCCTCGGTGGAAGGCAAAGTGATGACCCCGACCAAGACGCCCCCGCCCCCGGCCAGCGTCATGACCGCAAGCCCGATCGCGCCTGCTGCGCCTGCGCGTGCGCGATCCAGAACCAAACGCCCCGTTCGCGCGCCCGCGCCCCTGATGAAAGAATATGACGCCGGACGTCCGTCGCGGTAGAATAGCCGCATTCAGGCATTGCTCGCCGTTGTGACGCCCCTGTTAATGTCGGCCCCGTTAATTTCGAAGGAACCCGCCTCGCATGAAACGATCCTGCCTTTCGGCGCTGTCTGCGCTTGTGACCATTGGCGCCCTGAGCGGCGCGATGCTGATGGCGCCCGCGCCTTCGCTGGCAGTTCGGCCTGCGGTTAAAGACAGGCCCGCCGCCAAAGCAATCCCTGATAAGGCCTACCAGCCGGTGACGGCGCTGGACCTGGCGCAGAATCCTGAAAAATACGTCAGCAAGCGCGTCGTCTTCGAAGGCGCCTTTAGCAGCTTTTCCAGCCTGGGGCTCGATTACAAGCCCGCCATGCGCGCCTCCAAGCAGTACGTCAGCCTGCTGATTATTCGACCGGACATTACGCATCATAAAATTCCGCTGTCGGAACTCAAGCTGTTTTATCCGCGCGAAAAAAGCGAATCGGTGATGAATCTGGAAGCCGGCGACGTGATTTCCGTCAAAGGCCATGTGTTTAGCGCGGCCTTGCGCGACCCGTGGGTCGACGCCGAAAGCATTACCGTTGTGCGCAAAGCCAAGCCCGACCCCGACAAGGCCTGTGGTCTGGATAACTGCTAGACGCGTAAAGCGGCGTTAGGCTCGCGGCCCGCGCTTCAGGGTTTAGGCCGCAGGGCTTTTTCGCGCAGGCGCAAGGCGGCCTGCTTCAAGGCTTCTGCCGGTTCGCTCAACCCGGATGGATCGCTTAAGGCGGCCAGCGCAGGCGCTTTACGCCGCACAGACAACGGCGAGCCCAGCGGGCGGCCATCTGAATCCGCATCGTGACAGGCTTCGTTGGGCGATTGCTGACGGGGCCAGACGCGACCGCGCGCGTACACGTAGCGCGGATCCAGTCCCAGATCGCCCATGGCCATGGGGTCTTCCGTCACCGGCTTTTTCGGAAACAGCTCGCGCAGGGTGTCGGTCAGCACGCCGACTGAAAACACGCGCGAGGCGTTCTTAACGGCCGGTTTGCCGTCTGCCGACGCGGCGCCGCCGAGACGATTGGCCATCGCCGCAAAAATAGCGCGACCGCCTTGGGCGCGGGTCTGCTTGTAACGCGCAAACGATTGTCGTCCCAGCTCGCGCAGCGGGGGCGCGGGAAGCGGCGCAGGAGCAGGTTCAAGCGCCTCGCCCGCAGCCGCCCAGGGAAACGCCCCGGAAAAAACCGGGCGCGGCGAGACTTGCGAGGGGGCATGGGCGGGGGAAACTTCGCTGAGACCGTGCGCATCGGCCGGGGCGCGACGCACCTGCGACTTGATGGTCTCCAGCGAGTCGCCCATCACGATGCGATCGCGCACCCGCGAGAAAAACAGCAGGTCGGCGTCGCTGAACAGCAGCTCGCCCTTGAAAGACAGGCTGCCCACGTCCTCGTAAGCCGATTGCGGCGTACGGAAGTATTGCGACAGGCGCACCAGAACGGTCTCGGATAAACCCAGCCTGACGGCGGCCTGATCCAGGCCGTACAGCAGGGTGGTAATCTGGCTCGATCGGTTCGCGCCCGGTTGCGACGGTCCGAACACGGCGGCTCCTCTATCCCGGAAATCCCCGGAAGGCGATTTTGAGAATCGCGCATCGGCGCTGAATGAAAATAACGCCAGCGCGCGCGTCTTCTTCATTATAATACACGCCAGAGCGCGCAAGCCGCCGATTGATTTTCGGTCAGGCTGTTGCTAGTGTCAGAAGGCGATTCCACGAGAAAGGACATGGCAGGCGTTTATGGACACGGTCTGTTGCGCATCGACGCAGCGCCTTCACATTGCCATTGAGGCGGCTCTTGCCGCCGGGGCGCTTCAACGCGCGCAGTATCAGCAGGCGTTCTCAGTGTCCGAGAAATCGACGGCGCTGGATCTGGTGACGTCA
Coding sequences:
- the dusB gene encoding tRNA dihydrouridine synthase DusB, coding for MTPVDFSRNDAAAPLRIGPLTLASRVALAPMAGVTDAAFRTLARHWAPDSLIFTEMISANGIVYSRRIDDRILAKTEHDPPIAYQLAANNVDALLRAAEAIVVSKRPDVLDLNMGCPVKKITGNFEGCSLMRDPDRASALVAALVANFDTPVTVKFRLGWDAQSMNYLAFGQMCEAAGAQMVTLHARTRSQGYAPGCRWEAFGELKRGLRIPVIANGDITSADDARRVMRDYGVDGVMIGRAALGAPWRVGDIDRALRSGEAQITRTPQERLAACLDHARLHCAAHGEAVGAREMRKHLTWYVKGFPGASRLRERMTHVSSLADIERLVNDLPVDLALNAAS
- a CDS encoding low molecular weight phosphotyrosine protein phosphatase yields the protein MSASADPTLSVLFVCTGNICRSPSAEGVFRALLVKRHLDGRIRVDSAATDDYHVGSAPDPRSVEAAARRGYDLRGQRARLVTPGDIEAFDYILAMDSGHRRRLRQMAPEALRPRIGMFLEYAPDLRLTDVPDPYYGGEAGFERVLDMLESASEGFLEYLLTAYPDRLIAR
- a CDS encoding type 1 glutamine amidotransferase; this translates as MNASFPPPGDLTEKRALILAAPDFEDSELLYPRLRLIEAGVQTRVAGLGERSYRGKHGLLVDVDANVEDVVVGHWDLVVIPGGWAPDRLRMSETVLNIVRRAVSANNHVAAICHGGWVLASAGVAQDRMVTSYRSIKDDMTNAGGRWVDEAVVVDGPLITSRTPDDLPAFCRAMLAALAAPPLS
- a CDS encoding putative N-acetylmannosamine-6-phosphate 2-epimerase encodes the protein MTSTPAAADGSQADRRACLERLRGGVIVSVQAQSHEPFYADAPFCALAQSVLDGGALGLRLAGARHIALMRAAHPDLTIIGLSKPDPIPADARDRVYITPGFADVAELARAGASIVALDATDRPRPEGETVSDIVARARQCFPALGLMADCACMADVRRANVLGFDLISTTLSGYTNATQARDNGAPDFDLLREAVAAAGAPVACEGRLWEPSQVAEAFALGACCVVIGSALTRPHLATRRFVNASPLGAV
- a CDS encoding VWA domain-containing protein; the encoded protein is MAFMAVMALMTLTRLDPAGGASPAYAQSPPADAILTGEASAASENVMIILDASYSMTERLADGESKMMAAKRTLWSLLRQLPPNVNVGLRVYGTSQNSFTACRATQVLAPIAAGNRSAIANQIIPVQPVGVTPITYTLQRSLAEDFVGLSGRKRIILVSDGLENCSADPCQVAVAMARGGVDVKIDVVGFGLQGLEAGNQLRCIALSTFGKYYTANTAAELARSMGEALRINASVEGKVMTPTKTPPPPASVMTASPIAPAAPARARSRTKRPVRAPAPLMKEYDAGRPSR